The following is a genomic window from Nitrospira sp..
TGAGGCTCCCTCGCAGGCTCGTTTGGACATGATCCGCGCGACCATCGAGACCGAACTTGCGCAGGCCCGCCGTGTCCTTTCAATGTAGAACGACATCTTCTCCCTGTTTTCTTTGTCCAACGTTGTTTCTTGCGGCCGCATGTGTGATCGGCGTTCTTTTTGCGGACGGTTCCCTGTCCGGAGCGTCGCAGGAGGAGACCCCCTCGACCTCAACCCGGTTGCCGTTTCCAGCCGGTGAACGGCTCTCCTATGATTTAAGCTGGCTGGCCATGCGTGCCGGCATCGCGACCCTCACCGTCCAAGAGGGCTCGGTGGAGGGAGGGCGCCGGCGCATCATGTTGGGGATGGTCGCCCGATCGAGCCCCGTAGTGACCAAGTTCTATCCCGTCGACAATCGCGTGGCCTCCACGGTCGATGTCGAATCGTTCTTGCCCAGGCACATGACATTCTCACGCCGGGAGGGAAAACGGTCCAACGAGTTTGACTATACCTTCCGGCACAGCGAAGGCCTGGTGACGGCCGTGAAGGACGGCAAATCCGATGAGCTTTCCATTCCTTCCGATGCGCAGGATGCCATTTCGTGCCTGTATTATGTGCGTAAGGTGTTGCCGATGGCGCCGGGGGCTTCCCTGGCGATGACGGTGCATCATGACAAGAAAAACTATCGGTTGAACGTTCGGGTCGAGGCGCTGGAAACCTTGGAAGGGTCATGGGGAAAACGACAGACCGCCCGCGTCCTGGTCATCATGCCGTTTCAGGGGATCTTCCTGAACGAAGGGAACATCCGCGTCTGGTTTACGACCGATGAACAGCGTGTGCCGGTCAAAATGAAGGCCAAAGTCATTATCGGATCGATTGTGGCGGAACTCACGGAGGGATACGGCTCACCCGGACGGTTGTGAGCGGAGGGCCGATCCTTGATTGCTCACCCAACCTAAAACCGTTATAATCGCGCCACGTTTCCAGACAGTGAGCCCTCTTTGACGCTTCGGTAGGCGCCCGACGCTTTCCGTACCCAGGACATCGACAGTATGGCGAAATTTCCCATTACATTAAGCCGCTTTATCATCGAACAGCAGGCTGCGCATCCCGAAGCCACCGGCGAATTCTCCGTCCTGTTGACCCAAATCGGCCTGGTCGGCAAAATGATTGCGCATGACTTACGCCGAGCGGGATTGAACAAGATCCTCGGCACGACCGGAGAGACCAATATCCAAGGTGAGGTGGTCAAGAAACTCGATCAGATCGCCAACGATACCTTCGTTCGTCTGTTCGAACACAGCGGGCTCGTGTGCGTCTTGGCGTCTGAAGAGATGGAAAAACCTCTGAAAATGGTCCATGAAGACGCGAAGTACATGCTCTTGGTCGATCCGCTGGACGGATCCTCCAATACCGATGTCAACATGCCGTTGGGAGCCATTTTCTCCATCCGTAGGTCGCAGACGGGGCAGCGACTGCCTGTGGAGGACGAGTTGCTTCAAAAGGGGACCGAGCAGATCGCCGCGGGGTACGTGTTGTACGGGGCGAGCACCATGCTCGTATTCACGATCGGACAGGGAGTGCATGGCTTCACGCTCGAGCCGTCCATCGGGGAATATCTCCTGTCCAACGAGAACATTCGGATTCCCGCGAGGGGCAAGGTCTATTCGGTCAACGAGGGAAACTACCACCGTTGGCCTGCCGGGACACAGAAATACCTCGATCATCTGAAAGTGCAGGACAAGGCGACCGGACGGCCCTACAGCGGACGATACAGCGGGTGTTTGGTCGCGGATGTTCATCGCATCCTCTTGGGCGGCGGCATCTATCTGTACCCGGGTGAGAAGGACAAGCCGGAAGGAAAACTGCGATTGATGTATGAGGGCAATCCGCTTGCCATGGTCGTGGAACAGGCCGGCGGCAAAGCATCGACGGGGACGATGCGTATTCTCGACGTCGAACCGAAGGCTCTCCATCAGCGGGTTCCATTGATCATCGGGAGTGCCGAGGATGTCGCCCAGGCGGAAGCCTGCATCCAAGGACGTGCGTAACGACTAACGTGAACGAGGGTTGTTGGAGGTTGATCATGAACAAACGGGTCCAGGAAATCCTGAGTTGGTATGACAGCGACAATGCGGGAACCAAAACGAACATCGCACGTCTGCTGAATCACGGGAAGCTGGCCGGCACGGGCAAGTTGGTGATCCTGCCGGTCGATCAGGGGTTCGAGCATGGGCCGGCGAGAAGTTTCGCACCCAACCCAGGCGGCTACGATCCGCGGTATCATTTTCAACTGGCGATCGATGCCGGATGCAATGCCTACGCAGCGCCGCTCGGGTTCATCGAGGCCGGCGCGAGCCAGTTCGCCGGGAGCATCCCGCTCATTCTCAAGCTGAACAATCACGATGTGCTGCACGATGAGAAGGATCCGCTTCCTTCGGTGACGGGAAGCGTGCGGGAGGCCTTGCGGTTGGGCTGTTCGGCGGTCGGGTTTACCATTTATCCCGGTTCCTCCCATTGCACCCACATGTACGAACAGCTGCGGGTGATTGCGGAGGAGGCCAAGGCCTGCGGGTTGGCGGTCGTCGTCTGGTCCTATCCACGCGGGTCTGCGTTGAGCAAAGAAGGCGAGACGGCCATGGATGTGGTGGCCTATGCGGCGCAGATCGCGGCGCAATTGGGCGCCCATGTCATCAAGGTCAAATTGCCCACGGCCCATCTGGAGCAGGCTGCAGCCAAGAAGGTGTATGAAGCCGAACAGGTGCCGATCAAGACCTTGGCGGATCGGGTCACACATGTCGTACAAAGCTCGTTCGACGGGCGCAGGATCGTGATTTTCTCCGGCGGTGCGAAGAACGACGAAAAAGCGATCTTCGATGAGGTTCGGGCAATCCGCGACGGCGGAGGATTCGGGTCGATCATCGGACGGAATTCCTTCCAGCGCCCCAAAGCTGAAGCCGTGAAGTTTTTGAATACCATCATGGGGCTGTATGCGGGCGAGCAGCCCTAAGCGGCTTACTTTCCGATACGACATACCATGGAAGATTTTCGTATACCGACCGAAGAGAAGTCGTCGCGGCGGTCCTGGCTGTTTCCGTTGCTGCTGTTGATCGTGGGGGTGCTCATCGGAGTCATCGTCACCTCCGATCTCGGATGGTTGCCGACCGGGCACGCTGTTCCGGAATCGGCTCCGGTCCCTGTTCCTGCTGCTCGACCGGTTGCGACGGTGGTCCAGCCATCGCTGCCTGGGGCCGGGACGCAGAGCTTCGTCGATGTCGCCAAGTCGGTCAAACCGGCGGTGGTGAATATCTTCGCGACCCGCAACGGACAGAGCGAGGGGACCCAGGGCACGCCGTTCGACGATCCCTTTTTTCGGCGGTTCTTCGGCGATGAATGGATGAAGCGGTTCGAAGCTCCGAAGGAGCGAAAGGAACGGGGATTGGGGTCCGGAGTCATTGTCGATCCCAGCGGGTTGATCATCACGAACAACCATGTGGTGAACAAGGCCGACGAGATCAAGGTGTTCCTGTCAGACAAACGCGAGTTCAAGGCGAAGCTGGTCGGAACGGATGCCAAAACCGACGTGGCTGTCCTGAAAATTGAGGCGGCCGGCTTGCCCACGGTGGCCTGGGCCGATTCCGAAAAGCTGGAGGTCGGGGAGTTTGTCCTGGCGGTAGGAAATCCGTTCGGTCTCACACAGACCGTGACGTTGGGAATTGTCAGTGCGCTCGGCCGCGCTGCCGGTATCGCCGAATATGAAGACTTCATCCAGACCGACGCCGCGATCAACCCAGGTAATTCGGGCGGAGCCCTGGTGAATGTGCGTGGCGAACTGGTTGGCATCAACACGGCGATCTACAGCCAGAGCGGTGGAAACATGGGCATCGGATTCGCGGTTCCGAGCAACATGGCCCGCTCCATCATGGATCAGTTGGTACAGCATGGCAAGGTGGTGCGCGGATGGCTTGGTGTCTCGATTCAGGAGCTGACCCCGGAGCTGTCTTCTCAATTCGGTGTGCCGAAAGACACCAAGGGGGTGTTGGTCAGCGATGTGATGGACGACAGTCCGGCCAAGAAGTCGGGGTTCGAGCGAGGGGACGTCATCGTCGAATATGACGGCAAACCAATGGATTCGCCGGCTCACTTGCGGAACGCCGTAGCCCAGACGTTCGTCGGGAAAAAGGTCACGGTCAAAATCATCCGTGAAAAGAAACCGAAGGCGATCGACCTGACCATCGCGGAGCAGCCCAAGAATTTGGCCCAGGTCGGATCGGAGGAGGGCGGCGAGTCCGTAGCGCCCGCCGGCTTGCTGTCCGATATCGAGGTAAAGGAGTTGAACAACGAGCTGGCCGGCCGGTACGGATTGAAGGGGAATGACCACGGTGTCGTGGTGGTTCGCGTGAAGCCCGGAAGTTCCGCGGAAGAGGCTGGCGTGCGCGAGGGCGATCTCGTGCTGGAGGTGAACCGCAAACCGGCGGGGACGTTGAAGGCCTACGAACGGCTCGCCGCAAATTTGCCGAAAGATCAATCGGTCTTGCTTCTGCTGAAACGGCAGGGGCGAGCCATATATTTGACGCTGAGGCCGTGATCACTTCGGACTTCCGTTCGGAGTCGCTCACAGAGAGGAGGGAAACAGTATGGTAGTACGGGCCATATTTGTTCTACTCAGCGCTCTTGCCGGCATGGCCTTGTTTCTGCGGGCCCAAGATCCGAGTCGTGAGTTCTTGTTGACGGGGTTCGGCATCGGTGCCGCTGCCGGCGGACTCATTCTGGCCGGCGAATACGCGCTCCGGAGACTCTCATTCGGCATTATTGTCGGCGGCGCCGCCGGGCTCGCCGGCGGTCTTATCCTCACGGGTTTGGTGGAGTGGGTGGGGAGCGCGGTCTTCGATGTCGAGACGTTTCTATTTCATATCGGTGGGTTGGTGTTCCTTTTGGGATTGCCGTATCTGGGCTTAGCCATGGGGGCACGGTTCGGGCATGAGCAGTTTCCCGGCGTCGCTCAAGGACCGGCAGGAGTCGGGGCTTCCAGCGCCAGTCTCAAGGTCCTGGATACGAGTGTGATCATCGACGGGCGGGTGGCGGATCTCTGTGAGACGGGGTTTCTCGAGGGGCCGTTTCTGGTTCCCCATTTCATTCTAAACGAACTGCAACACATCGCGGATTCGTCCGACTCTCTCAAGCGGGCGCGCGGTCGACGAGGATTGGACATTTTGAACAAGATCCAGAAAATGGCCGATGTCGATGTCCGGATCGTCGAGGAAGATTTTCCCCACGTGAAGGAAGTGGATGCCAAGTTGGTGGTCCTGGCCAAGAAAGTGGAAGGGCGCATCATCACGAATGATTTGAATTTGAACAAGGTGGCCGAACTGCAGGGTGTGCGCGTGCTCAACATCAATGAGTTGTGCAATGCCCTGCGGCCAGTCGTTTTACCGGGCGAAACCATTCGAGTGTTCGTCTTGAAGGAGGGCAAGGAGGCGGGCCAGGGCGTCGCCTACCTGGACGACGGGACGATGATCGTGGTGGACAATGCCCGCCGCTGTATCGGTCGTAATGTAGACGTGACCGTGACCAGCGTGCTCCAAACGACGGCGGGACGCATGATCTTCACCCGCTTGAAGGAGGAGTCGGAACGAGAGGAGTATCAGGTCGCGCGTGGGTAACCGAACCGCTTCTTCTTTTGCCGAGTGTGCTCGTGTCCTCTCGTGAAGAGCCGCAGTCGCGGACAGGACCGCGGACGATCGCCCTGGTGCCTGCGGCAGGGCGCGGGCTTCGCATGGGAGGACATATCCCCAAGCAGTTTCTCCTCCTGAGGGGGCAGCCGATCCTCACGCATTCCCTCCGCGTCCTTCAAGCCTCCCCGGTCATCCATGAGATTATTCTGGCGGTACCGCAGGCGGAGCGTCAGCATTGTCTGGACCATATTCTTGGCGAGGGAGAGTTCGGTAAGGTGACGAAGGTGGTGGCGGGCGGCGCACAGCGTCAAGATTCTGTTCGACATGCGTTGGCGGAGGTGAGCGGGGACACGGACATCGTTCTGGTCCACGATGCCGTGCGTCCCTTTTTGACCGAGGACATGGTGCGAAGGGTGGTGGAGGCTGCGGCGGAACATGGAGCGGCGATCGTCGCGCTTCCCATGCGTGATACAGTGAAGTCGGTGGGTGCGGACGGGGTGATCGAACGAACGGTAGACCGCAGGCCCCTCTGGTCGGCACAAACGCCGCAGGCGTTCCGTCGCGCCTGGTTGGAGGAGGGGCATCGCAAGGCCTTGCTGGAGGGGATTCACGCGACCGATGACGCCCATCTCGTGGAACTGATCGGGAAACCGGTGGTGGTCGTCGAGGGCAGCGGCGACAATATCAAGGTGACGAGGCCGGAAGATCTCGTGATCGGAGAGGCGATTCTCAATTCACGAACTGCGGCGAGGAGTGATGTCGGATGACGGCTATACGTGTGGGATGTGGGTGGGATATCCATCCGCTGGTGGCGGGACGCAAGTTGATCTTGGGCGGACTCGAAATTCCGCACAGTAAGGGACTGCAGGGGCATTCGGATTCCGATGCGCTGGTCCACGCGATCTGTGATGCGCTGCTCGGGGCGATGGGAGAAGGGGATCTCGGACGCCACTACCCGAGTTCTGACCAGCGGTTTAAGGACATGTCGAGCCTGAAATTGCTGGAGGATGTCATAGAGAAATTGCATGCGAAGGGCTACCGTCTGGCCAACGTGGACAGCACCATCATCGCCCAGGCCCCCAGGCTGAGTCCGCATCTGGCGGCCATGCAGAAAATCATCGCCGGGGTGCTGCAGGTCGATCCGGATCTGGTGAATGTCAAGGTGAAGAGCGGTGAAGGGTTGGACGCGGTCGGACGCGAAGAAGCAGTCGCAGCCCAGGCCGTCTGCTTGATCGAACGGGCCTGAGTCCTGTACCCTGGCCGTCATCGAGCCGGTGCATGCATGTTTAAGGCGATCTCTCAGGATCTCCAAGCGATTTTCGATCGCGATCCCGCGGCGACCAGCCGGATCGAGGTCATCCTCACCTATGCGGGGTTTCATGCCCTGCTGGCCTACAGGCTGGCCCATCGGTTGAAGCTGTATGGGGTGCCGTTCCTCCCGCGAGCGATTTCCCAGTTGGCCCGGTGGATCACGGGGATTGAAATTCATCCGTCCGCGAAGATCGGCACGGGGTTCTTCATCGACCATGGCATGGGCGTGGTCATCGGAGAGACGGCCGAGGTCGGCGACCATGTCACATTGTTTCAGGGAGTCACGCTCGGAGGGACCGGGAAAGAGCGCGGCAAACGCCACCCGACGCTCGGCAACCACGTCGTCGTGGGAGCGGGGGCGAAAATTCTCGGTGGGATCAAGATCGGCGACAATGTGAAGATCGGAGCCAATTCCGTTGTGTTGAAATCGGTCCCGCCGAACTCGACGGTCATCGGCGTGCCGGCGCGCATCATCAAGTCGCAAGGGGAGCGCCTGCCGGACGCGACGATGGACCATACCAATATGCCCGATCCTATCGCCGACCGGTTCGCTGCGCTGGAACTGGAACTGATCGAACTCCGGAAGAAACTCGAAAATCAAGACGGCGGTCAGGTCCGATAACATCCTGCTTCCGCCTGCGTATGTTCCTCGCGAAGGTGAAGGCGCCGGGACAGGGTCTTCGGCGTGATCGGTCCGACAGGAGGACGGAGTGGGCGAAATGACGGCGTTCTTCCCGTGCCAGGTAGGTGGGCATGAGGGACTGATTGACAGGGATCGCCTCAGGGCTATACTTGATCGGTATCCGGAAGGAGGCCACATGGACTGGTATTTGGCGGTGTGGACGGGATTCAGCTGGTTGTTTAGTGGAGGGATTCTCTACTTGGTCTATCGATTCGGGCTCAACAATGCGGCGGAGCGAGGGATCAAAATCAAGACCTGGCGCAGCATCGGACTGTTGCTCGGCTTTCTGGTGTCGCTGGCGATGTTTGGGACGGACTATCCGGACGAAGGCCTCCTTGTTGCCTATGATCGGGAAGACCTGTCGCGCATCGTCGGAATTTTTGCTGTGCTCGTGGCAGCCTATGTGTTCGGCTATGTCGACGGGTTGTCCTGGGCGAAAGACCGGCCGAAAGCGACCGTGACGGAAAAACCTGCATCCGACTTGGCCGCCTAAGGTTCGCCCTGCTCCTGCGTTCTGTTCCCGACCTCCTCGATCTTCTCCGGACGACCAGCCCCATCGCCGTATTCCACCCGCACCAAATAGAGGCCATGGGCCGGAGCGGTTCTTCCCGCCGCAGCACGTGAGCGGGCGGCGAGCACCTTGCGCATGTCGGCCGGCGTTCGTTTGCCCTGTCCCACCTCCACCAGGGTTCCCACCATCGAGCGCACCATCTGTTTGAGGAACCGATCCGCGTGGAGGGCAAGGACGATGAGGTCCCCACGATGCTGGAGATCCAGGCGGTCTAATCGACAGTGCGGGTTCTCATTGTCGGTCGGGGCGGTTTGAAACGAGGAAAAGTCGTGTGATCCGATCAAGCAAGCGGCTGCCTCAGCCATGGCTGCGAGGTCCAGTGGTTTATAGAGCAGCCAGGCTCGGTTCCTCAGAAGCGGTGCCCGTTCGGCGCGATTCAGCAGGTGATATTCATACAGCTTGCCCCTGGCCGAGTAACGCGCATGAAAATCATCAGGAACCTCTTCGACCGACAGGACGCTGACGTCGGGAGGCAAATGGGCGTTCAGGGCGCGAAGCCATTCCCGCTGAGACAAT
Proteins encoded in this region:
- a CDS encoding Fructose-1,6-bisphosphatase, type I codes for the protein MAKFPITLSRFIIEQQAAHPEATGEFSVLLTQIGLVGKMIAHDLRRAGLNKILGTTGETNIQGEVVKKLDQIANDTFVRLFEHSGLVCVLASEEMEKPLKMVHEDAKYMLLVDPLDGSSNTDVNMPLGAIFSIRRSQTGQRLPVEDELLQKGTEQIAAGYVLYGASTMLVFTIGQGVHGFTLEPSIGEYLLSNENIRIPARGKVYSVNEGNYHRWPAGTQKYLDHLKVQDKATGRPYSGRYSGCLVADVHRILLGGGIYLYPGEKDKPEGKLRLMYEGNPLAMVVEQAGGKASTGTMRILDVEPKALHQRVPLIIGSAEDVAQAEACIQGRA
- a CDS encoding Fructose-bisphosphate aldolase class I; its protein translation is MNKRVQEILSWYDSDNAGTKTNIARLLNHGKLAGTGKLVILPVDQGFEHGPARSFAPNPGGYDPRYHFQLAIDAGCNAYAAPLGFIEAGASQFAGSIPLILKLNNHDVLHDEKDPLPSVTGSVREALRLGCSAVGFTIYPGSSHCTHMYEQLRVIAEEAKACGLAVVVWSYPRGSALSKEGETAMDVVAYAAQIAAQLGAHVIKVKLPTAHLEQAAAKKVYEAEQVPIKTLADRVTHVVQSSFDGRRIVIFSGGAKNDEKAIFDEVRAIRDGGGFGSIIGRNSFQRPKAEAVKFLNTIMGLYAGEQP
- a CDS encoding HtrA protease/chaperone protein, with the protein product MEDFRIPTEEKSSRRSWLFPLLLLIVGVLIGVIVTSDLGWLPTGHAVPESAPVPVPAARPVATVVQPSLPGAGTQSFVDVAKSVKPAVVNIFATRNGQSEGTQGTPFDDPFFRRFFGDEWMKRFEAPKERKERGLGSGVIVDPSGLIITNNHVVNKADEIKVFLSDKREFKAKLVGTDAKTDVAVLKIEAAGLPTVAWADSEKLEVGEFVLAVGNPFGLTQTVTLGIVSALGRAAGIAEYEDFIQTDAAINPGNSGGALVNVRGELVGINTAIYSQSGGNMGIGFAVPSNMARSIMDQLVQHGKVVRGWLGVSIQELTPELSSQFGVPKDTKGVLVSDVMDDSPAKKSGFERGDVIVEYDGKPMDSPAHLRNAVAQTFVGKKVTVKIIREKKPKAIDLTIAEQPKNLAQVGSEEGGESVAPAGLLSDIEVKELNNELAGRYGLKGNDHGVVVVRVKPGSSAEEAGVREGDLVLEVNRKPAGTLKAYERLAANLPKDQSVLLLLKRQGRAIYLTLRP
- a CDS encoding hypothetical protein (Membrane-associated protein containing RNA-binding TRAM domain and ribonuclease PIN-domain, YacL B.subtilis ortholog) is translated as MVVRAIFVLLSALAGMALFLRAQDPSREFLLTGFGIGAAAGGLILAGEYALRRLSFGIIVGGAAGLAGGLILTGLVEWVGSAVFDVETFLFHIGGLVFLLGLPYLGLAMGARFGHEQFPGVAQGPAGVGASSASLKVLDTSVIIDGRVADLCETGFLEGPFLVPHFILNELQHIADSSDSLKRARGRRGLDILNKIQKMADVDVRIVEEDFPHVKEVDAKLVVLAKKVEGRIITNDLNLNKVAELQGVRVLNINELCNALRPVVLPGETIRVFVLKEGKEAGQGVAYLDDGTMIVVDNARRCIGRNVDVTVTSVLQTTAGRMIFTRLKEESEREEYQVARG
- a CDS encoding 2-C-methyl-D-erythritol 4-phosphate cytidylyltransferase, which encodes MSSREEPQSRTGPRTIALVPAAGRGLRMGGHIPKQFLLLRGQPILTHSLRVLQASPVIHEIILAVPQAERQHCLDHILGEGEFGKVTKVVAGGAQRQDSVRHALAEVSGDTDIVLVHDAVRPFLTEDMVRRVVEAAAEHGAAIVALPMRDTVKSVGADGVIERTVDRRPLWSAQTPQAFRRAWLEEGHRKALLEGIHATDDAHLVELIGKPVVVVEGSGDNIKVTRPEDLVIGEAILNSRTAARSDVG
- a CDS encoding 2-C-methyl-D-erythritol 2,4-cyclodiphosphate synthase; this translates as MTAIRVGCGWDIHPLVAGRKLILGGLEIPHSKGLQGHSDSDALVHAICDALLGAMGEGDLGRHYPSSDQRFKDMSSLKLLEDVIEKLHAKGYRLANVDSTIIAQAPRLSPHLAAMQKIIAGVLQVDPDLVNVKVKSGEGLDAVGREEAVAAQAVCLIERA
- a CDS encoding Serine acetyltransferase, producing the protein MFKAISQDLQAIFDRDPAATSRIEVILTYAGFHALLAYRLAHRLKLYGVPFLPRAISQLARWITGIEIHPSAKIGTGFFIDHGMGVVIGETAEVGDHVTLFQGVTLGGTGKERGKRHPTLGNHVVVGAGAKILGGIKIGDNVKIGANSVVLKSVPPNSTVIGVPARIIKSQGERLPDATMDHTNMPDPIADRFAALELELIELRKKLENQDGGQVR
- a CDS encoding tRNA pseudouridine(38-40) synthase, with translation MTTYKTVIEYDGTGYAGWQRQVNAPTIQATVEEALTAIAQTRLTIIGAGRTDAGVHALGQVASFKTDRGLSQREWLRALNAHLPPDVSVLSVEEVPDDFHARYSARGKLYEYHLLNRAERAPLLRNRAWLLYKPLDLAAMAEAAACLIGSHDFSSFQTAPTDNENPHCRLDRLDLQHRGDLIVLALHADRFLKQMVRSMVGTLVEVGQGKRTPADMRKVLAARSRAAAGRTAPAHGLYLVRVEYGDGAGRPEKIEEVGNRTQEQGEP